One region of Mycolicibacterium lutetiense genomic DNA includes:
- a CDS encoding acyl-CoA dehydrogenase, with translation MGHFRSNIRDIEFNLFEVLGVDRVFGVGRFAELDVETVREMLAEMVRLAEGPIADSFADSDRNPPVFDPATHSVTLPEAFKKSARVVLDGGWHKVGVSAELGGIPVPRALVWALQEQVLGANPAVTMYCLGSGFAQIFSDIATDEQKEWAKIASQRDWGSSMVLTEPDAGSDVGAARTKAVQQEDGSWHIDGVKRFITSADSDDLFENIFHLVLARPEGAAQGTKGLSLFFVPKFLFDFETGEPGERNGVYVTGVEHKMGLKVSATCELTFGQHDKPAKGWLVGEVHNGIAQMFDVIEQARMMVGTKAIATLSTGYLNALEYAKTRIQGADLTQMTDKAAPRVSIIHHPDVRRSLMTQKAYAEGLRAMYLYTSTYQGQDGVAETLHGIDADLAVKINDLLLPIVKGVGSEQAYAKLTESLQTFGGSGFLQDYPIEQYIRDAKIDSLYEGTTAIQAQDFFFRKIVRDKGVALGYVAGEIEQFIKNESGNGRLKAERELLATALADTQAMAAALTGYLMAAQEDMTSLYKVGLGSVRFLMSVGDLMIGWLLLQQAAVAIDALDAGAGLPATSGQGASGVDKAFYEGKIAVASFFAKNFLPQLTSTRAVLDNLDLDIMELDEAAF, from the coding sequence ATGGGACACTTCCGCAGCAACATCCGTGACATCGAGTTCAACCTGTTCGAGGTGTTGGGCGTGGACCGCGTGTTCGGTGTCGGCCGATTCGCCGAACTGGACGTGGAGACCGTACGCGAGATGCTCGCAGAGATGGTGCGGTTGGCCGAGGGGCCGATCGCCGATTCGTTCGCCGACAGTGACCGCAACCCGCCGGTATTCGATCCCGCGACCCACAGCGTGACGTTGCCCGAAGCCTTCAAGAAATCAGCGCGGGTGGTGCTCGACGGCGGCTGGCACAAAGTGGGCGTGTCGGCCGAACTTGGCGGGATCCCGGTGCCGCGCGCACTGGTATGGGCGCTGCAAGAGCAGGTGCTGGGCGCCAACCCCGCCGTCACGATGTACTGCCTCGGCAGCGGGTTCGCCCAAATCTTCTCCGACATAGCCACCGACGAGCAGAAGGAGTGGGCGAAGATCGCCTCCCAGCGCGACTGGGGATCATCAATGGTGCTCACCGAGCCCGACGCGGGCTCCGACGTCGGAGCGGCCCGCACCAAGGCCGTCCAGCAGGAGGACGGCTCCTGGCACATCGACGGCGTGAAGCGGTTCATCACCTCAGCCGATTCCGACGACCTGTTCGAGAACATCTTCCACCTGGTGCTGGCCCGCCCCGAGGGCGCCGCGCAAGGCACCAAGGGTCTGTCCCTGTTCTTCGTGCCGAAGTTCCTCTTCGACTTCGAGACCGGCGAGCCCGGCGAGCGCAACGGCGTCTACGTCACAGGAGTCGAGCACAAGATGGGCCTGAAGGTCTCGGCAACCTGCGAGCTGACCTTCGGCCAGCATGACAAGCCTGCCAAGGGCTGGCTCGTCGGCGAGGTACACAACGGCATCGCCCAGATGTTCGACGTCATCGAGCAGGCCCGAATGATGGTGGGCACCAAGGCCATCGCCACGCTGTCGACCGGCTACCTCAACGCACTCGAGTACGCCAAGACCCGCATCCAGGGCGCCGACCTGACCCAGATGACCGACAAGGCCGCGCCCCGCGTGAGCATCATTCACCACCCGGACGTGCGCCGCTCGCTGATGACGCAGAAGGCCTACGCCGAGGGCCTGCGTGCGATGTACCTCTACACCAGCACCTACCAGGGCCAGGACGGCGTCGCCGAGACGTTGCACGGCATCGACGCCGACCTGGCCGTGAAGATCAACGATCTGCTGCTGCCGATCGTCAAGGGTGTCGGCTCCGAGCAGGCCTACGCCAAGCTGACCGAGAGCCTGCAGACCTTCGGCGGCTCCGGCTTCCTGCAGGACTACCCGATCGAGCAATACATCCGCGACGCCAAGATCGACTCGCTCTACGAAGGCACCACCGCCATCCAGGCGCAGGACTTCTTCTTCCGGAAGATCGTCCGCGACAAGGGTGTTGCGTTGGGCTACGTCGCAGGAGAGATCGAGCAGTTCATCAAGAACGAGTCCGGCAACGGCAGGCTCAAGGCCGAGCGCGAGCTGCTGGCCACCGCTCTGGCCGACACCCAAGCGATGGCGGCCGCGTTGACTGGGTACCTGATGGCCGCCCAAGAAGACATGACGAGCCTGTACAAAGTCGGCTTGGGTTCGGTGCGCTTCCTGATGAGCGTCGGCGACTTGATGATCGGCTGGCTGCTGCTGCAGCAGGCTGCGGTGGCGATCGACGCGCTCGACGCCGGAGCCGGGCTGCCGGCGACATCGGGCCAGGGCGCCAGCGGTGTCGACAAGGCATTCTATGAGGGCAAGATCGCGGTGGCGTCGTTCTTCGCGAAGAACTTCCTGCCCCAGCTCACCAGCACCCGCGCGGTTCTCGACAACCTCGACCTCGACATCATGGAACTCGACGAAGCGGCTTTTTGA
- a CDS encoding TetR/AcrR family transcriptional regulator: MAPRTAPRRPAHGNQARAERTRALAIDETVRCVLEEGFAAASAKHIAERAGMTWGVIQYHFGDRDGLLMAVVDQGFADLLATLRALAPPAAETDTRQRLDQVVNAAWEAMSSATSRAAIEILIGTRATRGTAAAKHLNRLAKTFAALGSAVAADLDATQSVALGNLLLSNLRGLVATQLIMARPVDTASDRAILADVISSYIDKDR, encoded by the coding sequence ATGGCTCCCCGAACTGCTCCACGCCGACCCGCGCATGGCAACCAGGCACGTGCTGAGCGCACCCGTGCCCTGGCCATAGATGAGACCGTGCGGTGCGTGCTGGAGGAAGGGTTTGCTGCTGCTAGCGCCAAACACATCGCCGAGCGGGCCGGAATGACCTGGGGTGTCATCCAGTACCATTTCGGTGATCGCGATGGCCTGCTGATGGCCGTCGTCGACCAGGGCTTCGCCGACCTGTTGGCCACGCTCCGGGCGCTTGCGCCGCCCGCCGCGGAGACCGACACCAGACAACGGCTGGATCAGGTGGTGAATGCGGCATGGGAGGCGATGTCAAGCGCTACGTCACGGGCTGCGATCGAGATTCTGATCGGAACCCGCGCCACGCGGGGAACCGCGGCCGCCAAGCATCTGAATCGTCTTGCAAAGACGTTTGCGGCGTTGGGTAGTGCGGTCGCCGCGGACCTCGATGCCACGCAGAGCGTCGCCCTTGGCAACCTTCTGCTGAGCAACCTTCGCGGACTGGTCGCGACCCAGCTGATCATGGCCCGACCCGTCGATACCGCCAGCGACAGAGCGATACTCGCCGACGTCATCAGTAGTTACATCGATAAGGACCGTTGA
- a CDS encoding NAD(P)H-dependent amine dehydrogenase family protein has product MGDPLANGKRYKVILWATGTIGRFAIRTILDRPNLELAGVWVHSESKDGQDAGTLAGLDAIGIAATRDAEALLASDADCVMYVGPGTSRPKEARDDFCRILRAGKNLVTTSIPGLVYERGSLSARYTGPLREAALAGGSSLFSSGVEPGFGCDLLPIALTTMSHTVYSIRGLEITNYSEYPVAFDVRDTFGFGMPLDYQGGLRTPGALRFGWGAAVTMVADAMGVTLDEIRESCEFAPATRRIDAASGVVEEGKVGAVWTRCIGVVDGVEAITIEHIDRMADDFAPDWPKGRDGGTDGIWRVIIDGEPSFDAEFQVGFRPGENTSNQGLLATGMRALNAIPWVCEAEPGIVDALHLPLTPAVGGMRPHRDGIRAF; this is encoded by the coding sequence GTGGGCGATCCCCTGGCAAACGGCAAGCGGTACAAGGTGATCCTGTGGGCCACCGGCACCATCGGACGGTTCGCCATCCGCACAATCCTTGACCGGCCCAATCTGGAATTGGCCGGAGTGTGGGTGCATTCGGAATCAAAGGACGGCCAGGACGCCGGCACGTTGGCTGGTCTGGACGCGATTGGCATCGCCGCCACCCGCGACGCCGAGGCGCTGTTGGCGTCTGACGCCGATTGTGTGATGTACGTGGGGCCCGGCACGTCGCGGCCCAAAGAGGCCCGCGACGATTTCTGCCGGATCCTGCGGGCGGGCAAGAACCTGGTCACTACGTCGATTCCGGGCTTGGTCTACGAGCGTGGCTCGCTATCGGCCCGCTACACGGGCCCGCTGCGCGAAGCCGCGCTTGCCGGAGGAAGTTCGTTGTTCTCCTCGGGCGTGGAGCCAGGATTCGGCTGTGACCTACTGCCGATCGCGCTGACGACGATGTCACACACCGTGTACTCCATCCGGGGTCTCGAGATCACCAACTATTCGGAGTATCCAGTCGCCTTCGATGTGCGCGACACCTTTGGGTTCGGCATGCCGCTGGATTATCAAGGGGGACTTCGCACTCCGGGCGCGTTGAGGTTCGGGTGGGGCGCAGCGGTGACCATGGTGGCCGACGCCATGGGCGTCACGCTCGACGAGATCCGGGAATCGTGTGAGTTTGCACCGGCGACACGACGCATCGATGCGGCGTCCGGGGTCGTCGAGGAGGGCAAAGTCGGAGCGGTGTGGACGCGCTGCATCGGCGTCGTCGACGGCGTGGAAGCGATCACCATCGAGCACATCGACCGGATGGCCGACGACTTCGCGCCGGACTGGCCCAAAGGTCGTGACGGCGGCACCGACGGCATCTGGCGGGTCATCATCGACGGCGAACCCAGCTTCGACGCCGAGTTCCAGGTCGGGTTTCGGCCCGGCGAAAACACCAGTAACCAAGGGCTGTTAGCGACGGGAATGCGGGCGCTCAACGCGATCCCGTGGGTGTGTGAGGCCGAACCAGGCATCGTCGACGCCCTACACCTTCCACTTACCCCAGCGGTGGGCGGCATGCGACCGCACCGCGACGGCATTCGCGCCTTCTGA
- a CDS encoding PucR family transcriptional regulator: MTLSNDPQAAAGQSLRLRLPPSLLRAVRDGLPLLSQHTIARVLTEVPAYADAVGAQRRLIENAVDQTITVFIELVAEGKDPDTSPAQDPALDGGYSLGRAEARASRSPEMLLAAYRVGARTVWRQWSSLAVTHDLPGDQLAVFAELIFAYMDRLSAAAVSGHADELAKTGLARQRARELLTRRLIGSASAEELLVSAERADWSPPRTLTAVAVRSGRAVATAMMIDRRTLEVPDDAVGPIERPMSLVLVPDVGGSAREEFLSSFSIEGSVVGPARPWMQAGQSVRRVARALVMNLDAEPVTDTERLLTELVLGADSEALADLRSQTLAPLSELRPVVRDNLIATLRSWLLHHGRRDDIAAELFVHPGTVRYRLGQLRELYGGRLTDPRMILDLTVALGVEPTPSRQTVAVSASEERIEGLRGGQVDRG, from the coding sequence ATGACGTTGTCGAATGATCCGCAGGCAGCGGCCGGTCAGTCGCTGCGACTGCGGTTGCCGCCCTCGTTGCTGCGTGCCGTTCGGGACGGACTGCCCCTGCTGTCGCAGCACACCATCGCCCGTGTCCTGACCGAGGTGCCCGCCTATGCCGATGCCGTCGGCGCTCAGCGGCGCCTAATCGAGAATGCCGTGGATCAGACCATCACCGTCTTCATCGAACTCGTCGCCGAGGGGAAGGACCCCGACACGTCACCAGCGCAGGATCCCGCTTTGGACGGGGGCTACTCGTTGGGCAGGGCTGAGGCCCGCGCTAGTCGCAGTCCGGAGATGTTGTTGGCGGCCTATCGGGTCGGCGCTCGTACGGTCTGGCGCCAGTGGAGCAGCCTTGCCGTCACTCACGATTTGCCTGGAGATCAGCTCGCCGTGTTCGCGGAGCTGATCTTCGCGTACATGGACCGGTTGTCGGCGGCGGCGGTGTCCGGGCATGCCGACGAACTCGCCAAGACAGGTTTAGCTCGCCAACGCGCGCGGGAACTGTTGACACGCCGCTTGATCGGTTCGGCGAGCGCCGAGGAGCTGCTCGTCAGCGCGGAGCGCGCCGACTGGTCGCCGCCGCGAACGTTGACAGCCGTGGCGGTGCGCAGCGGCAGGGCGGTGGCTACGGCGATGATGATCGATCGTCGCACCCTGGAGGTGCCCGACGACGCGGTGGGACCCATTGAACGCCCGATGTCGTTGGTGTTGGTCCCTGATGTCGGGGGTTCCGCGCGTGAGGAGTTCCTATCGTCGTTCTCCATAGAAGGAAGTGTCGTCGGCCCGGCGCGGCCGTGGATGCAGGCAGGCCAATCAGTGCGTCGGGTGGCACGGGCACTGGTGATGAACTTGGATGCTGAACCGGTCACCGACACCGAACGCCTCCTGACCGAGTTGGTGCTGGGAGCCGACAGCGAGGCACTCGCAGATCTCCGTTCGCAGACACTGGCGCCGTTGAGCGAGCTGCGCCCCGTCGTGCGCGACAACCTCATCGCCACCTTGCGATCCTGGCTTCTTCATCATGGACGACGAGATGACATCGCTGCAGAACTGTTCGTCCATCCCGGGACCGTGCGCTACCGTCTCGGCCAGCTGCGGGAACTCTACGGCGGGCGTTTGACCGATCCCCGCATGATCCTCGACCTGACGGTAGCGCTGGGCGTCGAGCCAACACCGTCCCGCCAAACAGTCGCAGTCTCAGCTTCCGAAGAGCGGATTGAGGGTCTTCGGGGTGGGCAAGTCGATCGGGGATGA
- a CDS encoding flavin reductase family protein, translated as MRATGEDARVRPEQLDELCPDWRDRQTYACGPGAMLEAFEAHFNAAGIAERMHVESFEHLLIGGVTGDGGTVTFTGSGVTAECDGRTPILVAGEAAGAVLPYGCRMGICHTCIGKLSSGSVRDLRTGDVTGAGTEIRTCLNCPDGPVTIEL; from the coding sequence TTGCGCGCCACGGGTGAGGACGCCCGCGTGCGGCCCGAACAACTCGACGAGCTGTGCCCTGACTGGCGGGACCGGCAAACCTACGCGTGTGGACCCGGCGCCATGCTCGAGGCGTTCGAGGCTCACTTCAACGCCGCCGGGATTGCCGAGCGAATGCACGTCGAGTCTTTCGAGCACCTACTGATCGGCGGCGTCACCGGCGACGGTGGAACGGTCACCTTCACAGGCAGCGGGGTCACTGCCGAGTGCGACGGCAGGACGCCGATCCTGGTCGCTGGCGAAGCCGCCGGCGCGGTCCTGCCCTACGGATGCCGAATGGGCATCTGCCACACCTGTATCGGCAAGCTCAGCAGCGGATCGGTGCGCGACCTGCGCACCGGTGACGTCACTGGGGCCGGCACCGAGATCCGCACCTGTTTGAACTGCCCCGACGGCCCCGTCACTATTGAGCTTTAG
- a CDS encoding NAD(P)H-dependent amine dehydrogenase family protein: MKRKVIQFSTGNVGEHALRALIGRPDLELVGVHANGTDKVGRDAAELCGLTAPTGITATDDLDALLALHADCVVYTSQAETRPTEAIDELSRFLNAGVNVVGTSLVWMVAPQHADAWLREPLEQACKQGGSTLYVNGIDPGFSGDTLVHAALSLSTRATAVTVQEICDYGSYDDAEFTGVSFGFGTTPDHTPILFAPGVLTSLWGGQVRTLADNLGIKLDEVRERHEKWVTERRIECTMMTVEPGQVAAVRFGVEGVANGDVVITMEHVNRLTDAAAPDWAFPPDGRPGVHRVVVDGDPGVEINTHVGIGIDHNQGGVTGTAARAVNAISAVCAAPAGILAAHDLRPTDHLRGTMW; the protein is encoded by the coding sequence ATGAAACGCAAAGTGATTCAATTCTCCACCGGCAACGTCGGCGAGCATGCACTGCGCGCGCTGATCGGCCGGCCCGATCTCGAACTGGTCGGCGTGCACGCCAACGGAACCGACAAGGTCGGCCGCGACGCCGCCGAACTGTGCGGGCTGACCGCACCGACCGGCATCACCGCGACCGACGATCTCGACGCGCTACTGGCGCTGCACGCGGACTGCGTCGTCTACACCTCACAAGCCGAAACCCGCCCCACCGAGGCCATCGATGAGCTCAGCCGATTCCTGAACGCTGGCGTCAACGTGGTGGGCACGTCGCTGGTTTGGATGGTCGCCCCCCAGCATGCCGACGCCTGGTTGCGCGAGCCGCTGGAGCAGGCCTGCAAGCAGGGCGGCTCCACGTTGTACGTCAACGGCATCGACCCTGGCTTCTCCGGCGACACGCTGGTGCATGCGGCCCTGAGCCTGTCCACGCGGGCCACCGCGGTGACCGTGCAGGAGATCTGCGACTACGGCAGCTACGACGACGCCGAATTCACCGGCGTCAGTTTCGGATTCGGCACGACACCGGACCACACGCCGATCTTGTTCGCGCCCGGCGTCTTGACGTCGCTGTGGGGCGGACAGGTGCGCACCCTCGCCGACAACCTCGGCATCAAACTCGACGAGGTGCGCGAGCGCCACGAAAAGTGGGTCACCGAGCGACGCATCGAATGCACGATGATGACGGTCGAACCCGGCCAGGTCGCCGCGGTGCGGTTCGGCGTCGAGGGCGTAGCCAATGGCGACGTCGTGATCACCATGGAACACGTCAACCGGCTCACCGATGCCGCCGCGCCGGACTGGGCCTTCCCGCCCGACGGGCGGCCTGGCGTGCACCGCGTCGTCGTGGACGGCGATCCCGGGGTCGAGATCAACACCCACGTCGGGATAGGCATCGACCACAACCAGGGGGGCGTCACCGGCACAGCAGCGCGTGCGGTCAACGCCATCAGTGCGGTCTGCGCGGCTCCGGCAGGCATCCTCGCCGCACACGATTTACGGCCAACCGATCACCTACGCGGCACCATGTGGTGA
- a CDS encoding fatty acid desaturase family protein, protein MSESMIESPLARLSAEEIEAIGREFDAIHEEVFNSLGDRDADYIRSIIALHRQLALLSRAILLGSRYKPAWILGTSVLGIAKILENMEIGHNVMHGQWDWMQDPRINSASWDWDAASTPEAWKHSHNYVHHTYTNIRGKDKDLGYNVMRIDPHQEWRPIYLLQPLYNLLLAAFFEWGVAAHDLDRDAIKAGTKDKEELRRQLRGMGSKAWRQIVKDYIAFPLLSGPKGFKKTLAANFTANIIRNGWSYAIIFCGHFPDQCYTFSEEEVADETRGGFYIRQLLGAANIEGSPIFHVLSGNLGYQVEHHIFPDMPASRYAQIAPKVKDICQRYGLPYNSGRFGRQIGSVQRTILRLAFPGGSPAAKPGPYQPVEDDTITRPLIAV, encoded by the coding sequence ATGTCCGAATCGATGATCGAAAGCCCGCTGGCCCGCCTCAGCGCCGAGGAGATCGAAGCGATCGGTAGGGAATTCGACGCCATTCACGAGGAGGTCTTCAACAGTCTCGGTGACCGCGACGCCGACTACATCCGCAGCATCATCGCGCTGCACCGCCAACTCGCACTGTTGTCCCGGGCGATCCTGCTCGGCTCCCGCTACAAGCCGGCGTGGATCCTCGGCACATCGGTGCTGGGGATCGCCAAGATTCTGGAGAACATGGAGATCGGGCACAACGTGATGCACGGCCAATGGGACTGGATGCAGGACCCGCGGATCAACTCCGCGTCATGGGACTGGGACGCCGCCTCCACCCCGGAGGCGTGGAAGCACTCCCACAACTACGTTCACCACACCTATACGAACATCCGCGGCAAGGACAAGGACCTCGGCTACAACGTCATGCGGATAGATCCGCACCAGGAATGGCGCCCGATCTATCTGCTGCAGCCGCTCTACAACCTGCTCCTGGCCGCCTTCTTCGAATGGGGTGTCGCGGCCCACGACCTCGACCGCGACGCGATCAAGGCAGGCACCAAAGACAAAGAGGAATTGCGCCGCCAACTCCGCGGGATGGGCAGCAAAGCCTGGCGCCAGATCGTGAAGGACTACATCGCCTTTCCATTGCTGTCGGGTCCGAAGGGTTTCAAGAAGACCCTCGCAGCGAACTTCACCGCAAACATCATCCGCAACGGGTGGTCCTACGCGATCATCTTCTGTGGTCACTTCCCCGATCAGTGCTACACCTTCAGCGAGGAAGAGGTCGCAGACGAGACGCGGGGCGGGTTCTACATCCGTCAACTGCTCGGGGCTGCCAACATCGAGGGCTCGCCGATCTTCCACGTCCTCTCGGGCAATCTCGGCTACCAGGTCGAGCACCACATCTTCCCGGACATGCCGGCAAGCCGGTACGCGCAGATCGCCCCGAAGGTCAAAGACATTTGCCAGCGCTACGGTTTGCCCTACAACAGCGGTCGGTTCGGCCGGCAAATCGGGTCGGTGCAACGCACCATCCTCCGGCTGGCATTCCCCGGCGGCAGTCCCGCAGCCAAACCCGGCCCCTACCAGCCGGTCGAGGACGACACCATCACGCGCCCGTTGATCGCCGTCTAA
- a CDS encoding lipase family protein — translation MNVHPSHEQQKSTRTGPSPLLPGEDPFHEPPAGFEALPPGTVLRAREIEIALFGIVLQRVSAWQLLYRSSDLNLRPDAAVTTVLLPACADPREPRPVLAYQCAIDAVVDRHFPSYALRRGARSPGCVPQFELLVIANALRRGWAVSIADHEGRGGHFGAPREPGYRVLDGIRAATSFEPLLLHPDAPVAVWGYSGGGMASSWAVEMAPSYAPELRIVGAVLGAPVGDPGQTLLKLNGTWLAGLPTMVIAAIRHVYPALDRLLDIHVTPTGLRRLDEITTVGTIAAIKRFRYDDLDDYIDVPLADLLASPEVALVIDDLRLGMRAPTCPLLVLHPVHDQFIDVADVDGQVHRYLDAGVHVQYLRDRLSEHITLMPLSAPTALNWLTDRIDGRPLSPPGIKTVWSTAASPSGMRGLLAMAHVAIRVLMGRTLTPRSWKQHPVDVEDRQPAA, via the coding sequence ATGAATGTTCATCCCAGCCACGAACAGCAGAAATCGACGCGGACCGGTCCGTCGCCGCTGCTTCCCGGTGAGGATCCGTTTCATGAACCGCCGGCCGGGTTCGAAGCGTTGCCGCCGGGCACGGTCCTACGCGCCCGCGAGATCGAAATCGCGTTGTTCGGCATTGTGCTGCAGAGGGTTTCGGCGTGGCAGCTGCTATACCGCAGCAGTGATCTGAACCTGCGTCCGGACGCCGCAGTGACCACGGTTCTGCTGCCCGCCTGCGCCGATCCGCGCGAGCCGCGACCGGTGTTGGCCTACCAGTGCGCGATCGACGCGGTCGTCGACCGGCACTTCCCGTCGTATGCGCTGCGCCGCGGCGCCCGATCACCCGGCTGTGTCCCGCAATTCGAACTGCTCGTCATCGCCAACGCGTTGCGCCGCGGATGGGCGGTGTCGATCGCCGATCACGAGGGACGCGGCGGGCACTTCGGCGCACCGCGCGAGCCGGGCTATCGGGTGCTCGACGGCATCCGCGCGGCGACGTCCTTCGAGCCGCTGCTCCTACATCCGGATGCGCCGGTCGCGGTGTGGGGCTACTCCGGGGGCGGCATGGCCAGCTCGTGGGCCGTCGAAATGGCTCCCTCGTACGCGCCCGAACTTCGCATCGTCGGCGCCGTCCTCGGCGCCCCCGTGGGCGATCCCGGACAGACGTTGCTCAAACTCAACGGCACCTGGCTGGCCGGATTGCCCACGATGGTCATCGCAGCGATCCGCCACGTCTATCCCGCCCTGGACCGCCTGCTCGACATCCACGTCACCCCCACCGGGTTGCGCCGACTCGACGAGATCACGACGGTGGGCACGATCGCGGCCATCAAACGATTCCGGTACGACGACCTCGACGACTACATCGACGTCCCGCTCGCCGACCTCCTGGCCTCACCGGAAGTCGCCCTCGTCATCGACGACCTGCGGCTGGGCATGCGCGCGCCGACGTGCCCGCTTCTGGTGCTACACCCAGTGCACGACCAGTTCATCGACGTCGCCGACGTCGACGGCCAGGTACACCGCTACCTCGACGCCGGGGTGCACGTGCAATACCTGCGCGACCGCCTCAGCGAACACATCACCCTGATGCCCCTGTCGGCGCCGACAGCGCTGAATTGGCTGACCGACCGCATCGACGGACGGCCGCTTTCCCCGCCGGGCATCAAGACGGTGTGGTCGACAGCAGCGTCGCCATCGGGGATGCGCGGACTCCTCGCCATGGCGCACGTCGCAATCCGAGTCCTCATGGGTCGAACGTTGACGCCCCGGTCGTGGAAGCAGCACCCCGTTGATGTAGAAGATCGCCAGCCCGCGGCCTAA
- a CDS encoding SDR family NAD(P)-dependent oxidoreductase produces MGSLDGKIAIVTGTSRGVGVGIAHELLRAGATVVGCSRKPLDTIPGTDEHPDWADRSAQLVCDQGDHPAIDAMVQQVADTYGRIDILVNNAGGTVPAPHAEDIPELVQKIQGAPRSDDDYERTVLFHAFAIQMNLTSPLWFAIRVYRQMRRQDGTGCIINISSGASHPAGSPTLVSYGAAKSGLNHLTRSLAEEWGPHARVNAIALGPHITENFRSFVLPNDDPTGANYFARIPLQRGGEPEEVGRTCVFLAGGGADFINGTTIEIDGGMMPGVLYEAGLKTITDLL; encoded by the coding sequence ATGGGTTCACTTGACGGAAAGATTGCGATCGTCACCGGCACCAGCCGCGGCGTCGGGGTCGGCATCGCCCACGAACTGTTGCGAGCGGGCGCCACCGTCGTCGGCTGCTCGCGCAAGCCGCTCGACACCATCCCCGGTACCGACGAACATCCAGATTGGGCGGACCGCTCGGCGCAGCTGGTGTGCGACCAGGGCGACCACCCGGCGATCGATGCCATGGTGCAACAGGTGGCTGACACCTACGGCCGCATCGACATCCTGGTCAACAACGCCGGCGGCACAGTACCCGCGCCACACGCAGAAGACATTCCCGAACTCGTGCAGAAGATCCAGGGCGCGCCGCGCAGCGACGACGACTACGAACGCACTGTGCTGTTCCACGCGTTCGCCATCCAGATGAACCTCACCAGCCCGCTGTGGTTCGCCATCAGGGTCTATCGGCAGATGCGGCGCCAAGACGGCACCGGTTGCATCATCAACATCTCCAGCGGCGCCTCGCACCCGGCCGGCTCGCCGACGTTGGTGTCCTATGGCGCGGCCAAGTCCGGCCTCAACCACCTGACCCGGTCACTGGCCGAGGAATGGGGACCACACGCGCGCGTCAACGCGATCGCTCTTGGGCCACACATCACCGAGAACTTCCGCTCGTTCGTGCTGCCCAACGACGATCCCACCGGCGCCAACTACTTCGCCAGAATCCCGCTGCAGCGAGGAGGCGAGCCTGAGGAGGTCGGGCGCACCTGTGTGTTCCTCGCCGGTGGCGGAGCCGACTTCATCAACGGCACCACCATCGAGATCGACGGCGGCATGATGCCCGGCGTGCTCTACGAAGCCGGTCTGAAGACGATCACCGACCTGCTCTGA
- a CDS encoding lipase family protein, with protein MSDDYLDIPMADLLAEPEIVTIIDGLRLGQRAPTCPLLVVAPVHDQFIDIADVDGQVDRYLDAGAHVQYLRDRLSEHITLMPLSTPTALEWLTDRIARRPLPPPGIKTVWSTAASLNGIRGLLNMALVAAKVVLGRRLTPRSWSPPPADTRDRRPAA; from the coding sequence ATGAGCGACGACTACCTCGACATACCGATGGCCGACCTGCTCGCCGAACCAGAAATCGTCACCATCATCGACGGCCTCCGGCTCGGACAGCGGGCGCCAACCTGTCCACTGCTGGTCGTGGCGCCCGTGCACGACCAGTTCATCGACATCGCCGACGTCGATGGGCAGGTCGATCGCTACCTCGACGCCGGGGCGCACGTGCAATATCTACGCGACCGGCTCAGCGAGCACATCACCCTGATGCCCTTGTCGACGCCGACAGCGCTGGAGTGGCTGACCGACCGCATCGCCAGACGGCCGCTTCCCCCACCGGGCATCAAGACGGTGTGGTCGACAGCAGCGTCGCTAAACGGAATACGCGGACTGCTCAACATGGCTCTCGTTGCCGCGAAGGTCGTCTTGGGCCGACGGCTCACCCCCCGGTCCTGGAGCCCACCACCCGCCGACACACGAGATCGCCGACCCGCGGCCTAA